The stretch of DNA CAGGTGGAAGGCACTCACCGGGGGGTGCTACCATGCGCTGCCACTTCTGGAAAAGGCAGGTCTTGAGGCAGTCACGGGGGCTGAGGCTGTAGGTCTTGTGACGGGACATGAGCTCCTGCATGGGCTCGAGTATCACACAGAGCTGAGGGGAGACCGGGAGGTGGCTTATCAAAGGACAGCTGACATGGAGCCAACACCAAATGGGATGGGGCAGAAACTGGGTGATCAAGGACTCACTCGGAGGTAGTTGAGAGTGGAATTGGACAGCCCACATCGGGTGATATTTTTGGAGAGCTGATCCAGCATCTGGGGGTCCTGGGCCTAgatgaggagaaggaaaagaacactAGCATCTGGGTTGCATCTGTTCATTTGACCTATCACTTGAGCCTCATGACACTCCTAAGAGAAGAAGGGCTACTATGAAACCCATTCTTCAGATGGAGATACTCTAACCCTCTGAGGTCACTGTCAAGAAATAGCAGACCTTgttccctccacccttcccactGCCTTCCCTCAACCCTTGCATCTTGGGTCCTGCCCACAACTCACATGCATGGCAAGGATGCTGCGGGGGATGAGCTCTCGGTGCTGCCGGATGCTGAAGTGCCACGTCTTTATCCGCATCATGTCGTCAAACATGAACTCTAGGTACAACCGGCCCTCCACACACACCTGGAGACAAGCTTGTCAcatctctgccccctccccacgtACCTGAAAGTATACCTGTTCTCCCGTTTGCTCACAACTCTCCTACTGAATATACTTCTACCACCTGCACATAAATCTGGGTGCATAACTGACAAAACTGTTCCTTCATACACCTGTCACACCCCTGGCCCTTACACACACcttacacgtacacacacacaatagaaatGTTTAACAGATCCATGTCATCCTTCCAAGTAGCTAGTGATACGCTCATCTGCTATAAACTCAGTGAGGGCAGGCTCTCGTTCACTGGTGTACCCCTGCGGCCCAGAAAATCGTCATGTATAAACTCAATAAATGCCTGATGGATGTTGTGGCATGCCTGCCCTCCCTTCTTGTCTTGCTACTTCCTGTTCTGCCTCCCTGGGGAACAGCTGAGTATATTttgggagaaaggaggggaatCAAACCCAGGTGCTTCAGTGTTCCACATCCAGCTGGGCTGCTGACCTGGGTGAACATGGGTTTGCCATGCTGGGTCACCATGCTGCCTTGGTCACAGTCGAGGGACACAAAGTTGCTGTGGAATGCCTCCTTAGGGTGCTTAAGCACATAGTATAGCTCCGTAGCACCCCCTTCAAAGATGCTGCGAAAGTAGCGTGGGATCAAGGTCCGGCCAATGGCTGTAGAGATGGGACAAACTCATTAGAACAGAAGGACCTCCAAAGGGGTCTGGCAGATGCCAGCATTGCCAAAACAGATCCCCAGAGACAAATATCTACTCCCAGTCCTTAGAAGGACACAGGAGGTATTACTCTCACAGCAGAACCAGCAGTACCCCCAGAGGCCACTCACTATATCTCTTTGGTCCATCCTCCAGGCAGAAAGTGATGGTTAACATGGCATCATCCTCAAAGAACTCAGTTGTGAAAGCATCCCACCAGAGATTGTCACACTCCTAAGGAGCACAGGGTgggatatttgtgtgtgtgtgtcagaaaaCAACCCACAggggtccctctccctcccagcccttGTCCCCTAGCCATACCTCTGTCCAGTTTTGAAGCCGTTTGTTAAGCTCAAATATTCTGTAGTCAGTTTGGTTGCCATATGGTGTGTGCCTCCTGGGGGAAGTGAAGAAGGGAGGTCAGTAGGAAAAGCGCCTCCCACCCATATAATGGAAAACACCTCCCTCCTCATTGGATTCCACTTACCCAATCCCAGGCTCCAGGTATGTAGGCGGGTACATGGGAGTTGGGCTGTGTAAGGGAAGAGGCTATGAGAATGGGGGTGGAAGACAGAAATTATTGGGGAGTGCCACTCCCTCCCCCTTCCAGGCAGGATCCCATCTGGAGAAGGGATAGGAAGTGGTAAGACTCACCCCACATCCCGATCTAGCATGGTGCCGGGATGGAAGGGGGGGAAGGCGTTGCCGTTCGGGGGCTCCTTCGGTGAGTACAGCTTGAAGGACTTTGAGGAACAacctagaaagaaaaggaagagggtcCCCTGAGTCCCAGGGATCTTTCTGGAAAGTCTCCTAGACTGTGTGGACAGGGACTGGTATTCCAGAACCCCCAGGGTGGGTGGACTTGGGGAGGGGGACGACCCTAGGGAACATCTACCTCTGCTTCTAAATCTGGCTTCAATTTCGTTTTATCATGAAACTAGAAGTACTCAGCCCTAATACCCAAGACCCCATTTCTTCATGTGGTTGAGCCCTGGATGATAGAATCAAAGCTCTGAAGAAACGTCAATATCGCAGAGCAAATGAATATCCAAACATTATTATCTAATTTTGATAAATCCTCTTTTCATCTACATTATATTGTTCAATCATCACAACCACCTTGTGAGGTAGCAGGGTCAGCTATaaaatacccattttacagatgaggcaaagAAAAGCTACCTTTATGTCAAGATCATAGAAGTAGTAACTGGCAGAGCTTCTAAGCCCAGATCTGATTCCCATATCCTATAGTATTTCCACCCCTCTATTGCCCTCTGGAGACCAAGTTGCCAGAGGGGAAACGAGAGTGAGGGGGGGAAAGTTGGCaactccctgcccctcctccacccccagggtCTCAAGAGGGCAGGGAACAGAAAGATAAAGGGGGGTGGGTGCCTGCTGGGTGCCTCCCACCAGATAACCAGTTGGgccttctgcctcccccaccaaCGGCCACTCCCTTATCAGCCCAGCCCCCTTCCCCACACCCACCATGGATCTAGTATTGTCTCTAAACCAGAAACCCAAAGCCTCAACCTCCTTTCACTTGTGAGACttgcagtgggaaagggagactGACAGGCCTCCAATGGATCCCTCTCTACTTACAAACCTAGGCCTGGGAAGGAACCAAGATTCCAGGGGGCTCAATCTAATAGGAGGCAAATGGTAACTAGACAGAGGTCTCTGCTTAGGTGTCTCTGTGCATACATGTTCCCTATCCACCTCAATGAGCAGCACACTATTCCTGATGTACTATTTCCTAACCAGAAGTATTACATTCATAGTTGGGTATGAACCAACCACCTCTGCAATCCTATTTTCCCCCTCCCAGCCAGAaaggtagggaaactgaggcataccAACAAAGGTCCTATCCTCAGTCATAGGTGCTTCCTGGAATTCCTAAAACTTGACTGAATTTGGAAGAGTGGCCATATTGGCTGTATCTAAGCCCCCTTCCCAAATTAGATACAAAATCTATTTTGCTCCCTAGGGGGAAGAGACAAAAGACGACCCTGTGCCAACATGCATCATTTAATCATCCCTCCAGGGCCCCCTCCTCACAATATGGGCAAAAGGAGGGTCCCAGAGGAGCCTACACTACACAGTTCCTGAAGGTGCCAAGACCTAGAGCCTGTATGTGCCTGCACACACGTGTGCCTCATCCTGCCTAGCAGGCTTCCACCCTCAGCTCGCCCCAACATGCCTACCAAGAGCTGGAACCCAGCAGCCCCAGGCAGGATCAAGGTGCCTGCAACAGGCCCTTGCCCCGTACATGATCTCTAACAGGTCATGTCCACACACTCCCAGCACAGCACACACAGCTTTCACAGGCCAATCTGGACTGAATGAGGAGACTGTATCCTTAGGAAAGAGACAGTCCCCCGCAGCCCCAAGTCTTCCCACTCCATAGACAAGGAGACTAAGGCCACATAGGTAGCCCCAGCTCCCAGAGCCTACGAGAGGCCAGGTCTGGCCAATGAACTCAAGAGTCTAGATTATGAGACCTGACCCTTGCTCCCTAATTAGGCTATCCTTTCCCCAAAAGCATCACTGCCCTTGCCCCACAGTTTCAGGGCTACTTGAAGAAATGTGTCAGCTCAAGACCCTCAGGAGAAGAGAGGTAGCACACCTGGGTTCCTCTCTAATTCTGAAAAAAGTTTCGGAGCTTCAATTTCTCTCACCACAGACCTGACAGACATTGCCTGAGGCTGGGTAATAGTTCTGAAGAGCTACTACCAGAAGCTCTGAGGCCTCTATTTACACCTCCAGTGAATGGACACAAACAAACGCAGCATCTCTTCAGAGCCATAGCAACTCCCAGTAGCCCCAGCCCAAGGGCTTGGGAGtgagaagagaaggggagggaacaTCACCCAGACCATCTGTCCCTGTTGCTGCCTGTCCCCAGCAGCAGGGGTAGAGAGAgcaaagtgggggtgggggtgaaggggatGTATCATCACCCTTGGAGTCAGACATAGCACCACCCCCCAACCTCTAGCAATCTGAGGGCCCTTAGGAGGAAGACGGAGGAAGAGCCCAGAACTAGTAAAGTTTTCTCAGGATGGAAGCTGCATCCTGGGGCTGAGGGGGGCACCTCCGGCTGGGCATTTCCATGGTAACCAGCCTGACCTGAGAGGAGGCCCCCTTTCTTTGGGGGCTGACCATAGGTCAGCAGGCTTGAGAGTCCCGGCCGCTCTGAGCTGGGGCACTTCCCCCAGCCTAGCATACCACGCCTGGGCCAGACCCAGGACCTTCCACCCACCCCCAACAGGCTTGCGCCCAGACTTACCTGGGAGAACTGAGGGGGCCAGGAGAGGTGCAGGGAGCAGCTGGAAGCCCAGAGGGGCCCTGGCAGGGGTGAGGGCTGAGGGGGCCAACTTCAGCCGTTCATGTCCCGAGTGGGACAGGCAGGCCTGGCTGGGAGCTCCACTCCGCGGGCCGCACAAAGACTCGCACGCACAGCCTCGGCCCGCCCCGCGGCGGCCACAGCCCCGGGGGAAAGTTACAATAGCCActgggccgggggctgggggccagggggccggcctggggggcggggggccgcggggagtCCGGAGCCTTCTTTGTTTGCAAGGTTTCCCTCAACAATGGCTGCTCcgctctttcctctctcctcctcctcctcctcggctcTCCCCGCCACCGCCTCTCGCTGCCTCTGCCTCCAAGCagcccgcccgccctccccagGCCAGCAGGCCCCTCCGCTGGGGCACCAGGAGAGGCAGGGCCCGGcactcacactcactcacacTTGCACACGCACAGACACACGCAGCGCCCGCCggctcccttccttttctccctttctatgcctccctcccctctccgcTCTCCGAGCCTCTCTCAGAATGAGGCCCCAGGGCGGGCGGAGGGTGGAGCTGCCCCcaccggccccgccccctccctgcgaggaaagaggaagagggagagagggagggagggagagacgcaggcaggcagggaggactgctgagaaaaacaaaagagagacagagacccagagagacgaGGGAGAGATGGAGACCGAACAGATTAGGCCTTGAGAGACCtagatggagggtgggggggagcgtGGGGCCAGGAACTGAAATGCTCCCAGCCCTGAGCCTGGTGCTCAGGGGTGAGCAGACCAGCCAGAGCCACTGGCAGGGATGGAGAAGGGTGCTCTCCTCTCTGGAGACTCCCCAATATCTTCCAACTGCTTCCCCAACGTCCCCcaagtctctcttcctctcccctgtgATCTCTTGGTTTGAAGGCTGGCTGGGGCTGCCACCCTAGGCTTCAGCCCCTGGTGAAATCCCCAAGCAGCTGGGGGGAGCCTCCAGGGGGTTATTTTTGACAGAGACACACTCTGTTTCAGCTGGTAAACAGtgactggaggggaggggacactCCAGGCTGCCTGTCCCCAACCCAGCTAAGTTCCTAACCCCCCACCACCAGAGTCTCACCGATGCAGGGCAAAAAGGCACTGTCAGAGCTAAGGAAAGCCAATTTGCCAGAAGGGGCCTAGTCTGCTGCTGAGTCCTCCTCCTGTCATCCCATGGAAAAAAGGTATGTTGTTACTGGAGTAGGGCCTGTTCTCCAAGGCAAGGGGGAAATCCCAAGAGAggaggtgtttttatttttatttatttttttttttttttttttttttaaattttatttatttatgatagtcacatagagagagagagagagaggcagagacataggcagagggagaagcaggctccatgcacccggagcctgacgtgggattcgatccggggtctccaggatcgcaccctgggccaaaggcaggcgccaaaccgctgcgccacccagggatcccgaggaggTGTTTTTAAAGCTTGAGTAGTGGTCCAGGCCCTACTACCTGGACAGATAGGATAAAGGACAGGCgcgtgtgcacgtgcacacacacacacacacacacacacacacaggaggaggtGCAGCCATACAGATCTCCTACTGCTTTGCAATTTGAGTCTCTGCTCCCTATTCCCTGCCTTGCCCCCCAACCACATTCACACAGCCCAGCGACAAGATTTCTCAGGACATACACACTGGTTGACTGTGCAGTAATATTGCACCTGGCTCTGCGAACATCCTCCACACATAAATAACACCTCTCGCTTTCACATAAATCAGTATCTGATACACACCTCAATCTGCAACATACCTCAAATGCTAAATAAACCCAAacccaggacacacacacatacgtagtCTGACAGCCCTGACTTCCATACACACTGGGACCTGTGACACATGCCCTTTGATCCTAATATACACCACCCAAACTGCATTATACCCCGTGACGGACTATTACATACACACCCTGACCATTTGTCATCCAGAGATTTACCCCATAAACCACTCTCCCTGAAACCTGCAAACCATTCTCCATGATGGTCTGGCCATATGATACGCTCCAGCTTTCACAAACATATTGAAATCTATGACATTCAGCCAGACTCTGCAACATACTGCCTACTACCAGGAATTAAAATATTCCACTGACTCCCAAATTAACAGCCCAACTCTGAGATGACCACACTTCTCCCCTACTTACAGGACAATTCCTGTCATTTGTTTCATGCCTTTAAACTTTCCAAAGTGCATTCATAGGCAGTACCTCAAGAGAGACTTAATACAGGCCCAAATGTGATGCTAACTTGAACAGATTACAGTGAGACAA from Canis lupus familiaris isolate Mischka breed German Shepherd chromosome 28, alternate assembly UU_Cfam_GSD_1.0, whole genome shotgun sequence encodes:
- the LDB1 gene encoding LIM domain-binding protein 1 isoform X4, whose protein sequence is MLDRDVGPTPMYPPTYLEPGIGRHTPYGNQTDYRIFELNKRLQNWTEECDNLWWDAFTTEFFEDDAMLTITFCLEDGPKRYTIGRTLIPRYFRSIFEGGATELYYVLKHPKEAFHSNFVSLDCDQGSMVTQHGKPMFTQVCVEGRLYLEFMFDDMMRIKTWHFSIRQHRELIPRSILAMHAQDPQMLDQLSKNITRCGLSNSTLNYLRLCVILEPMQELMSRHKTYSLSPRDCLKTCLFQKWQRMVAPPAEPARQQPSKRRKRKMSGGSTMSSGGGNTNNSNSKKKSPASTFALSSQVPDVMVVGEPTLMGGEFGDEDERLITRLENTQFDAANGIDDEDSFNNSPALGANSPWNSKPPSSQESKSENPTSQASQ
- the LDB1 gene encoding LIM domain-binding protein 1 isoform X3, whose product is MYPPTYLEPGIGRHTPYGNQTDYRIFELNKRLQNWTEECDNLWWDAFTTEFFEDDAMLTITFCLEDGPKRYTIGRTLIPRYFRSIFEGGATELYYVLKHPKEAFHSNFVSLDCDQGSMVTQHGKPMFTQVCVEGRLYLEFMFDDMMRIKTWHFSIRQHRELIPRSILAMHAQDPQMLDQLSKNITRCGLSNSTLNYLRLCVILEPMQELMSRHKTYSLSPRDCLKTCLFQKWQRMVAPPAEPARQQPSKRRKRKMSGGSTMSSGGGNTNNSNSKKKSPASTFALSSQVPDVMVVGEPTLMGGEFGDEDERLITRLENTQFDAANGIDDEDSFNNSPALGANSPWNSKPPSSQESKSENPTSQASQ
- the LDB1 gene encoding LIM domain-binding protein 1 isoform X1 yields the protein MSVGCACPGCSSKSFKLYSPKEPPNGNAFPPFHPGTMLDRDVGPTPMYPPTYLEPGIGRHTPYGNQTDYRIFELNKRLQNWTEECDNLWWDAFTTEFFEDDAMLTITFCLEDGPKRYTIGRTLIPRYFRSIFEGGATELYYVLKHPKEAFHSNFVSLDCDQGSMVTQHGKPMFTQVCVEGRLYLEFMFDDMMRIKTWHFSIRQHRELIPRSILAMHAQDPQMLDQLSKNITRCGLSNSTLNYLRLCVILEPMQELMSRHKTYSLSPRDCLKTCLFQKWQRMVAPPAEPARQQPSKRRKRKMSGGSTMSSGGGNTNNSNSKKKSPASTFALSSQVPDVMVVGEPTLMGGEFGDEDERLITRLENTQFDAANGIDDEDSFNNSPALGANSPWNSKPPSSQESKSENPTSQASQ
- the LDB1 gene encoding LIM domain-binding protein 1 isoform X2, which encodes MSVGCACPGCSSKSFKLYSPKEPPNGNAFPPFHPGTMLDRDVGPTPMYPPTYLEPGIGRHTPYGNQTDYRIFELNKRLQNWTEECDNLWWDAFTTEFFEDDAMLTITFCLEDGPKRYTIGRTLIPRYFRSIFEGGATELYYVLKHPKEAFHSNFVSLDCDQGSMVTQHGKPMFTQVCVEGRLYLEFMFDDMMRIKTWHFSIRQHRELIPRSILAMHAQDPQMLDQLSKNITRCGLSNSTLNYLRLCVILEPMQELMSRHKTYSLSPRDCLKTCLFQKWQRMVAPPAEPARQQPSKRRKRKMSGGSTMSSGGGNTNNSNSKKKSPASTFALSSQDVMVVGEPTLMGGEFGDEDERLITRLENTQFDAANGIDDEDSFNNSPALGANSPWNSKPPSSQESKSENPTSQASQ